AAATCTCACATTTCTGGTTGCTGAGAAATATACTAAGCTCACGGAGGTAGCGCGAAGGCAATTAATTTGGTTGTTACGGGAATTCGTAAAGCACCAGGTTCTAAGTGTTGAAAATGTTATATGGAACTGTTTGCGGCAGGCTGGCGGAGGAGATGTTTCCTCCAGAAACCTTTTTCTTATCGAGAGCCTTTTGGATATATTCATCGAGTTTAGAACGTGGTTGGAAAGCAACCCATTTCTCGTTCAGTCTACAGTTTACAGCTTCGTACGCCTAATAGAAGATCACGCAAACCCTGCTCTATTGTCGCTTCGGCAGAAAGAAGTGAAGTTTACGATATCATTGATCCGAGAAAGGTTCCATGATATTATACCTCTTGGAAGGGATTTTGTACGGTAAATgcaatattaaattaataatcgATTCAGTGTGTACTCTTGGCGCTAGCTTAGTGTAAAGCAGTAGTTAAACGTTccggaaattaaaaaaattatgtgttatacatacatttctatttatttgtttaaaattaacaaACTACAGCCTTGcaattgattttaatattggtaaacaattaattttcatatttaaaagTTGGACTtattttttaatcatttttctatatgttcctatatatatacactgcGCGTCACCAGGTTAACGCCCCTTGAGCAATAATCTTTGATGTGAGTTACATATTTAGAAAACTGTTTAAGCGAGAGCTTTGTAAAAAATTTTTCCCTCAAAACTTGATCGATTCTATTAATGAAAAACTTACATGGGATGCAGTTTGTTGTTTacagattttaatttaaataaaaaaggaaaacaatccATAAATGGGAAAATCAAAATTGGTCATCAGGATAGCGCCCCCTACGATAatttttttcgatttcgaaAAAAATGAGATGATTAACACTTAACCATTTAAATTGTGGTGGTTTTTGAAAGTAGGGAAATTCAGTTTTTAATAGAGAATTATAATCTCTCGCGTTCATGTTTGGTGCCAAAAACTGCAAATCACAGGGACCATATTTGGATATAACTCCCCATATCATGAGACCTCCAACCCGACTGTATAATCGGTCCAAAATGTGCTTCTCCTTACGAAAATCATGATAGTAATGACTATATCCATCTGGTCCCTTCAGATTAAATTTCTTCTCGTCAGAAAATACGACATAATGCCACTCCTTAGACAAGGTAATTCGATTTAGCGTTTTTTCGGCAATTTTATGAAAAGACAGCCCGCGTTCATAGACAGCTATGATTTTGGAGTTTTTCTGCGAAGATAACAGCGTTCCTCTTCCCATTTTTTTCGCTAAATTAAAGTTTAGCAGCATACAAAATGTTGTCTTACCTTTCAAATTATGGAAGATGATCAAAACTTAATCGGGGGCGCTAATCTAATGATGATACGCGTTCAATTTTGCGCAGTAAAGCAGAATTAAAAAGATAACGGTTTTTCTCAGGACCTCTTTTTTATCCTCAAAGAGAGAGGGAATATCAGTGAACAAAAATCAACAACATTGATGAATTTTCGTGCAATGGCATAATACAGAACATAAGAAGAAACGGATCCATGCAGGAACCGCTAATCTGATGATGCGCAGTGTATCTACATACTTTAGGCCGTTACGTTATAATAATCTTTTATTTATGGCttcttataaaaatataactgCCATTTGAAGTCTTTTAAAGCTTTCTTATCAAACAACAATACTTCTATATATGGTAAAAACACATATGTAACATATGAAATTATGACATTCAAGGCGATTGTATACAAATGGACTTGTGGAAAAGTTCCGTATTACAAAATAGGGTTACAAAGATTACATTTGCAAATGCCTTTTTAATCACAGCACAAGTTTCTCATTTTCTCAGTTATGGGCTgagaaaattgaaattagCTATTAAATTTTCTCGCTAATTAGTCCGaaactttaaaaaatttgttgtGGCTATGTTTCTGCGTGTACACCCCGGCAAAAAacgtttaaattaaaaaaactcAAAAGTGTGGGTGCGATAATTTTATGCTGCCAACAAAAAATACCCTCTCTATAGGCTTTTTCTCTACGAGTAACAGTTGTAATAAATCTTTTGTAATAAATCTTTTAACGCGGACATAAACCAATGAacggcaaaaattcttttatttgaaaattagaCAATTTTGCCATTTATACTAATGGAAACGGCAGACTTTCAATGAGATCTGCCATTAATAAATAACATCTTTTCAGTCTAACTAGACTTGGGCCTAATTTTTTTCTGGGTTATATATTCTGTCAATGTATTTCATACTTTGTAGATATGTTATTTATACGGATAGAATCTTTTTTATGATACATACTTGGTCTTAgtgaatttttaaaagatTTAAGACGATATTTCTGTTGCGCGTTATATATCTATACAAGTATACACTAAGAGTCGCTATTATTCGAGAATGATGTGTGATTTTTGGGTTACGAAACCGTTAAAGTCTGATGTTTTTGACAATCACTTTGCAAATATGTAGGCTTATCAGTTGAGAAATCTGTAGCGTTGTTTTTCATAAGCATTTGTATAATTAGCAATCCTTAATTAACTTTGTCCCAAACTTTAAAAGAAGATATTCATATCGTGTTCTTCTATTGAGCATTTTTGGGAGGTAAAACGAGGTTATTCGTAATTATGCATGAATGCATTTAAACTTGGTTGTGTTAGCCAGCATAACGGTCTTCATGATTAGTCTTTCTAACGGATGGATAGTTCTTATTCTTATCCAATAACTCTACCAAAAGATttccttaaaaaaaataataatgatataAAAGAAACGtgttttatttacatattttcaaGTTTATTGCTTAGACATTTGCATAACACTTTTAGCAATAACAATATCCTGATCAGTAAATGATTTGTTTGGTTAACTACACGGATTTTAATATTGCATACGTTTTAAACGAAATGACCGTTtgacttttaaataattaaccTATTAACCGTTGAAAAGTGCAAATGTTTAATAGTtggtattaaaaaaataatttaaatatatattttaaaatatttactgttaccagttactcgtagagtaactGCGATATCAAATCAGTAATAATAGATTTGTTATTCTGTTTTAAATacacattgttttatttacagCCTCCTACAAAACGTAGCTCGAATTCCTGAGTTTGAACAACTGTGGCGGGATATTCTTTTCAATCCTAAAATGTTGCATCAAACTTTTAATGGAATTTGGCAACTACTGCATATACGGACAAGTCGAAGGTTTCTGCAATGCCGTCTGCTGCCTGAGATGGAACGAAAAATAAGCTTCTTAGCATCCTCTGTTAAGTTTGGAAATCAAAAGAGATACCAAGATTGGTTTCAGGACAAATACTTTGCTACACCTGAGTCTCATAGCTTACGATCTGATCTAATTCGATTTATCATAAATGTTATCCATCCCACTAACGATATGTTGTGCTCTGATATTATACCGCGATGGGCAATTATAGGTTGGCTCATCTCGTCCTGCACCAATCCCATTGCTTCTGCTAATGCAAAGTTGTCATTGTTTTATGATTGGTTATTTTTTGATCCTGCAAAGGATAATATAATGAACATAGAGCCTGGAATTTTAGTTATGTACCACTCTATAAGAAATCATCCATTTGTTAGTAGCACGCTGTTGGATTTCTTATGCCGTATTACAAAAAACTTTTTCGTAAAACATGAAGATAAAATTCGGATTGGTGTTTACAATTCATTGAAATTAATTCTCGAAAAGCAGGTAATATAATGTCCATGAAATCAGgttttaaattaacaaaaaatatctttaaatCAGGTGATACCAAATCTGCAACCACTCTTTGAGTCACCCAAACTTGACAGAGAACTGCGTAATTTAATAAGGGACAATTTTAGAGAGTTTTTATCACCGCCTGCCAATCTCGGTCAGCTACTTTACACTTCCCTGCATCCAGTTCAGGgtcatattttaaaaatagagAGCGATCAAAGAATTTTACATTGCGGTTGGTATTAgccttttatatttttaatctCGAAAAATAATGTGAATAAATCTTTATTAACAGAAAACGTGGACCTTCATGAAACTGGGCTCATTAATATTAGTGGGACAGTCGATGAAGACAAAAAGATATCACTCGTGCCAACGGATCAAGAAATTGAAAGTGTTTTTAGCGGCGAAACTGCTGAAAACTTGAGAAGAGTTCACAACATTGAGGACAATAcggatgacgatgatgacCTACCTTTATCAGAGGTTTTAAGTCTTCAAATTtcagttttaaaaataattattcaaCAGCATATACTAGATTAGTTAAAAACGGGGTGAAGAAAACGCTTCGGCTctataaactatatatatattcctggTCAGGATCACCGGATCAATCTGGTCActtccgtccgtatgaacagCGAGATCGGGAACTATAAAACATATAAAGAAAGGATTAAGCATGGATAATATAGAGATTGCGGAGGCCTTTTTGgcaaaaatgtatttgccGCCAAAAGCTATATGCCGCCCACACTTATGAAAATTATAGATCCTTTTAaggttatttgtttttcatttgtcAAAACTGTATTTGCTACAACTAACTCAAACGCTCACGAACCGTAAAAAGCCCACagctttcaaaaatttgttttcatttatattagttgaaaagtatgtaacaggtagaaggaagcatttccgaccatataaagtatatatattctcaATCGGGATCAAGAAATGTTTCCaaattttgccacgcccactctaccCCCAAAAACTGCCCGCCTACTGTTTTGaccaattttgatttttttcatattattatattttttcccAATATTTTCcgatattcaaaaaaaaaaaaatactcgACTATATTATTTTCTATTCAATTTATTATAGGTAAGACTTAAAGAAAAGCCAAAGGTAGAACTAGCAGAAGCAATAGCCGAATCATTTGATGCATTTGTTACGAAGCGTAACTCATACACTTGGGAGGCGTTTTTGAAAGATTTCCGGCCATTACCAGCGTCTGCCTTTGAAGAGTTTCAGCTGAACTATGTGATATCAAATACTGTTCTAATTTTACGGGAGACTTTGCctcaacaaaatatattttccgagagcaaaaccgaagaaaaacatttggcaaaaagtataagttaTCCATTGTACGGTTTGTTTCGATTTTTATATGAAAACGacgaaaaaagcaaaaaaccaTTTCAAACCTTGCTGTCAGAGATCTGTGAAGGAATACCGGAAATTGGCTATTTGCTTCTATACTTTATGAAAATTTATTGTAAGCTTCAAACCCGCAAAAACTCTCAACAATCATATCAGTTTAAAACAACTATTTATCGACAAATTTGCGATGCGGCAGATGAGAAAATCGGCCACTGTCTGTTACGGGATCTTGATCTGCTAGAAAAGgaaaacacaaatatttttttatggctCCTTCCTGATATATATAGAGAGTTTAAGTCAATAGCGACAAATAACACGGATATTTTGCGAATAACACTACGTTGCATAGATGCAAAAAATGTGCGTGACATATTATACTCAGTCGCACAAGGAAAACTTACAATATTTAAACAAGATGGACTCATTGATTG
This region of Drosophila sechellia strain sech25 unplaced genomic scaffold, ASM438219v1 2R_2, whole genome shotgun sequence genomic DNA includes:
- the LOC6620745 gene encoding integrator complex subunit 3 homolog translates to MEQQQSKNNAHVSKLFVCTAVDCKDDIEEKFERSFLTLQMQISGLSDKEMHDMLSQAVCKEKQHEDISIGFLYIMLTDPSMASKTYRDVTLVSRDGMNGIVTNLTFLVAEKYTKLTEVARRQLIWLLREFVKHQVLSVENVIWNCLRQAGGGDVSSRNLFLIESLLDIFIEFRTWLESNPFLVQSTVYSFVRLIEDHANPALLSLRQKEVKFTISLIRERFHDIIPLGRDFVRLLQNVARIPEFEQLWRDILFNPKMLHQTFNGIWQLLHIRTSRRFLQCRLLPEMERKISFLASSVKFGNQKRYQDWFQDKYFATPESHSLRSDLIRFIINVIHPTNDMLCSDIIPRWAIIGWLISSCTNPIASANAKLSLFYDWLFFDPAKDNIMNIEPGILVMYHSIRNHPFVSSTLLDFLCRITKNFFVKHEDKIRIGVYNSLKLILEKQVIPNLQPLFESPKLDRELRNLIRDNFREFLSPPANLGQLLYTSLHPVQGHILKIESDQRILHCENVDLHETGLINISGTVDEDKKISLVPTDQEIESVFSGETAENLRRVHNIEDNTDDDDDLPLSEVRLKEKPKVELAEAIAESFDAFVTKRNSYTWEAFLKDFRPLPASAFEEFQLNYVISNTVLILRETLPQQNIFSESKTEEKHLAKSISYPLYGLFRFLYENDEKSKKPFQTLLSEICEGIPEIGYLLLYFMKIYCKLQTRKNSQQSYQFKTTIYRQICDAADEKIGHCLLRDLDLLEKENTNIFLWLLPDIYREFKSIATNNTDILRITLRCIDAKNVRDILYSVAQGKLTIFKQDGLIDCIRQSLEFETYEQFCLWQIVQAHDVPLRCIQDILPELEAGSHPEALSHFLLLLKNEEPTNEIIRLMLSRESKSKGDPFVTSVLRFWCQRYEEKLSEIIASLLTSKYPSSSPNKRKRPPKGISVSTSTPSADQVLNHLEHYRRSCRHGTGTGLYVHDMMQRALQSAYSHSNDSTKKQFCDLFALAAEEDTTVGRRGGSGRGRKQPGSKKDVNNHGTSKKNAEMVKTIYSSDDNSSEEDWSKSKILQTAKRRKKANNDSD